A single genomic interval of Pyrus communis chromosome 7, drPyrComm1.1, whole genome shotgun sequence harbors:
- the LOC137740467 gene encoding uncharacterized protein, translating into MFTEGLDESSIKWIKQGSEMEVQEQQQQTPQAIRSPLAEKLTSDAYPISPLRFRTNTGGGGPALPPLKFHSGLLAPHSLVAPCLSSDDENDYDDDNESVDYVSDMGSSANYFEEESKPTEQYYQEEEEEVFGYRDKPSTGLNRGLLKEGLSVELPGNCRRFTDGEVGFKKRCPPKTSTPGAGNQLLKRTQLRNFNGTAPSGDECGVLRDSADLGTPSAPPIFEIGRDGAGIDDEIQGGQEVSEGVRESNAAENSTCPSRGSMGFDGSVEGLADLDTSSFKASGERINKSIAGETETKARQLDHSYYNTSGQYAWQTLVAHEACIRLCLQAWARGCTEAPEFLRDECVVLRNAFGLNTFLLQARGAQPLEAKSSRNAEQSFAPKAKKVVGKIRVEVKKLRVIPRRKLKSTYSQRSAMYIQAGAEYVRHVSSLVKTGINSLKSSSFSITPQEPLSCILKLSSATEDTEVESSSAICLHPGSGDYHVFFPESQVDALLVEVQDTKKSVHGRTTIPISSLNDSTSDKLRWWPLYHDDQECIGKIQLNIGSMITNDEANHIKSGPVAETLAYDLLLEAAMRAQNFHSRNLWLHGPWKWLLTEFAEYYEVSQSYTKLRYLLHVMNVATPTKDCLELVNELLVPIIKARSQKCLTRQEKSILLDCENQIESLLANVFENYKSLDEGSPTGFTSSFGPTPDSAAPALAPSVQVYMILHDILTLDAQTMLRNYLETAAKKRYRKHALDTDEFVSSNSEGFLMDSISISTAYLKMKNLCINIQKEIQADIKIHNQHVLPSSIDLSNIAAAIYSTELYNRLQAFLAALPPSGPLPHVNELLIAVAEFERNLESWNISPVQGGVDSKHLFHDYIMVWVQDMQLNLLERCRAEKVPWSGVSTNSSTSPFAEDMYENIRETLMQYEVVLNRWPQYSLILEQAVANVERAIIKALEKQYNDILTPLKDGIQKRLNMQVQKLTRRQSVTIYTVPSQLGTFLNTVKRILDVLHCKVEDILKSWASFLPAMGDNKKSLFGEQMNGITVLLRTKYKNYLQATVGKLLSNVQANRNTTLKRILEETKEDDGEAEVRERMHPLSSQLVDSISNLHDVFTSKIFIAICRGYWDRMGQIVLKFLEGRKENRVWYNGSYYALGILDDMFASQMQRLQGNALQEKDLEPPRSVIEARSILSRDTENATDASTYFYV; encoded by the exons ATGTTCACCGAAGGCCTCGACGAGAGTTCAATCAAATGGATCAAACAG GGATCAGAAATGGAAGTGCAAGAACAACAGCAACAAACCCCACAAGCGATCCGGTCGCCTCTCGCAGAGAAACTCACTTCCGACGCATACCCAATATCGCCTCTGCGCTTCCGCACCAACACCGGTGGCGGTGGTCCCGCTCTGCCTCCGCTCAAGTTCCACTCCGGCCTGCTCGCTCCTCACAGCTTGGTGGCTCCCTGTCTAAGCAGCGACGACGAAAACGACTATGATGACGACAACGAGAGCGTGGATTATGTTTCGGATATGGGTTCGTCTGCCAATTACTTCGAGGAAGAGTCGAAGCCGACGGAACAGTATTatcaggaagaagaagaggaggtgTTTGGTTATAGGGATAAGCCTAGCACCGGGTTGAATAGAGGGTTGTTGAAGGAGGGTCTGAGTGTTGAATTGCCCGGAAATTGCAGAAGATTTACGGACGGTGAAGTGGGTTTCAAGAAGAGATGCCCCCCGAAAACTTCGACACCGGGTGCCGGCAATCAGCTCCTGAAAAGGACTCAACTTCGAAATTTTAAT ggCACTGCCCCaagtggtgatgaatgtggtgtGCTCAGAGATTCAGCAGATTTGGGAACTCCGAGTGCACCTCCGATTTTTGAAATTGGGAGAGACGGGGCGGGTATTGATGATGAGATTCAAGGAGGGCAGGAAGTTTCTGAGGGGGTGAGAGAGAGCAATGCAGCTGAAAATTCGACCTGCCCATCAAGGGGATCCATGGGGTTTGATGGGAGTGTAGAGGGTTTAGCAGATTTGGATACTAGTTCTTTCAAAGCTTCTGGTGAAAG AATCAACAAAAGCATAGCTGGAGAAACAGAAACGAAAGCCAGACAATTAGACCATTCCTATTATAATACCAG TGGCCAATATGCCTGGCAAACCTTGGTTGCACACGAGGCATGTATACGCTTATGCCTACAAGCATGGGCAAGAGGCTGCACTGAGGCACCTGAATTTCTTCGTGACGAGTGTGTGGTTCTTCGGAATGCTTTTGG GCTAAACACATTTTTGTTGCAAGCCCGAGGAGCGCAGCCACTAGAAGCAAAGAGTAGTCGGAATGCAGAACAAAGTTTTGCTCCGAAAGCAAAGAAGGTGGTTGGAAAGATAAGAGTTGAAG TGAAGAAACTTCGAGTAATACCCAGAAGGAAACTAAAGAGCACATATTCACAGCGAAGTGCAATGTACATACAAGCTGGGGCAGAATACGTCCGACATGTTTCATCACTAGTAAAAACTGGCATAAATTCTTTAAAGTCATCGTCATTCTCGATTACACCACAAG AGCCACTTTCATGCATACTCAAACTTAGTAGTGCCACTGAAGATACTGAAGTAGAGTCAAGTTCCGCAATTTGTTTGCACCCTGGAAGTGGTGATTACCATGTGTT TTTTCCAGAGAGTCAAGTGGATGCTCTTTTGGTGGAAGTTCAAGACACAAAAAAATCAGTCCACGGTCGAACTACAATTCCTATTTCATCCTTGAATGACAGCACC AGTGATAAACTTCGTTGGTGGCCTTTATACCATGATGATCAAGAATGTATTGGAAAGATCCAGCTCAACATCGGTAGTATGATAACAAATGATGAAGCTAATCATATCAAG AGTGGACCAGTCGCAGAGACTCTAGCATATGATTTATTGCTGGAGGCTGCTATGCGGGCGCAAAACTTTCATTCCCGGAACCTATGGTTGCATGGACCTTGGAAGTGGTTGTTGACTGAGTTTGCGGAATATTATGAAGTTTCCCAGTCATACACAAAGCTGAG ATATCTGTTACATGTGATGAATGTGGCAACTCCGACAAAAGATTGCTTAGAGCTTGTGAATGAGTTACTTGTACCTATAATAAAGGCCAGGAGTCAGAAATGTTTGACAAGGCAGGAG AAAAGTATACTGTTAGACTGTGAAAACCAAATCGAGAGTCTTTTGGCTAATGTTTTCGAAAACTACAAGTCATTAGATGAAGGGTCTCCCACAGGATTCACATCCTCATTTGGTCCAACCCCAGATTCTGCAGCACCAGCTCTAGCTCCTTCTGTACAAGTATACATGATCCTTCATGATATCCTCACTCTGGATGCCCAAACTATGCTGCGCAACTATTTGGAG ACAGCAGCAAAAAAGAGGTACCGAAAGCATGCTCTAGACACTGATGAGTTTGTGTCAAGTAACTCTGAAGGTTTCCTTATGGACTCCATATCCATCTCAACGGCATATCTGAAAATGAAGAATTTATGTATAAATATACAAAAGGAAATTCAGGCAGACATCAAAATCCACAACCAGCATGTACTCCCCAG TTCAATTGATCTCTCGAATATAGCAGCTGCCATTTACAGCACTGAGCTGTACAACAGACTTCAAGCATTTCTTGCTGCCTTGCCTCCATCAGGTCCACTGCCACATGTAAATGAGCTTTTAATTGCAGTTGCTGAATTTGAAAGAAACCTTGAGTCATGGAACATAAG TCCAGTGCAGGGTGGTGTTGACTCGAAGCATCTGTTTCACGATTACATAATGGTCTGGGTACAGGATATGCAACTTAACTTACTTGAACGTTGCAGGGCAGAAAAG GTGCCATGGTCTGGTGTGTCAACAAATAGTTCCACCTCACCATTTGCTGAGGATATGTATGAGAATATCAGAGAGACCCTTATGCAATACGAGGTGGTACTCAATCGATGGCCTCAATACTCCTTGATTTTGGAACAA GCTGTAGCTAATGTCGAAAGAGCAATCATAAAAGCTTTGGAGAAACAATATAACGATATCTTGACTCCATTGAAAGATGGTATCCAAAAGAGGCTTAATATGCAGGTCCAGAAGCTGACAAGAAGACAATCAGTCACAATCTACACCGTTCCTAGTCAG CTCGGAACTTTTTTAAACACCGTGAAGAGAATTCTTGATGTCCTTCATTGTAAAGTAGAAGACATCTTAAAGTCTTGGGCATCTTTTCTTCCTGCCATGGGCGATAACAAGAAGTCGCTGTTCGGGGAGCAGATGAATGGCATTACAGTTCTCTTgagaacaaaatacaaaaattacttGCAGGCAACCGTAGGGAAGCTTCTCAGCAAT GTGCAAGCTAACCGTAATACAACGCTGAAAAGGATTCTAGAGGAAACAAAGGAAGATGATGGAGAGGCTGAGGTCCGTGAAAGAATGCACCCGCTGAGTTCACAGCTTGTCGACTCC